The following proteins are co-located in the Bosea sp. AS-1 genome:
- the tssB gene encoding type VI secretion system contractile sheath small subunit produces MAGDSGQKFIRRNRPPRVHITYEDPYNAEQKIELPFVMGVMADLSGNASAVEKPEISQRKFLDFDMDNFDQRMAAIEPAVTFNVPNKLGEDENEKLSVALKFSKFEDFNPAAIARQIPATAKLLEAREQLANLLRYMDGKMAASDQIKALLADPQLMAALKDKLGKGEKPEGETQN; encoded by the coding sequence ATGGCCGGAGATTCAGGGCAGAAATTCATTCGCCGCAACAGGCCCCCGCGGGTGCATATCACCTACGAGGATCCCTACAACGCCGAGCAGAAGATCGAGCTGCCCTTCGTGATGGGCGTGATGGCCGACCTGTCGGGCAATGCCTCGGCTGTCGAGAAGCCGGAGATCTCGCAACGCAAGTTCCTCGACTTCGACATGGACAATTTCGATCAGCGCATGGCCGCGATCGAGCCGGCGGTGACCTTCAACGTCCCCAACAAGCTGGGCGAGGACGAGAACGAGAAGCTCTCCGTCGCGTTGAAGTTCAGCAAGTTCGAGGACTTCAACCCTGCTGCCATCGCCCGCCAGATCCCCGCAACCGCCAAGCTGCTGGAGGCGCGGGAGCAGCTCGCCAACCTGCTGCGCTACATGGACGGCAAGATGGCCGCGAGCGACCAGATCAAGGCGCTGCTGGCGGATCCGCAATTGATGGCGGCGCTCAAGGACAAGCTCGGCAAGGGCGAGAAGCCCGAAGGCGAAACGCAGAACTGA
- the tssC gene encoding type VI secretion system contractile sheath large subunit: MAAEAQTQQPGGATVETREIDDFSSILKQSFKPKTERAATEVENAVATLVNQALADSTLIKGDVIDTIEEMIARLDAKLTEQVNEVLHAPEYQKLESAWRGLNYLVFNSETDAQLKIKVMNVSKNELYRNLKTYPGARWDQSPLFKQVYEQEFGQLGGQPFGCLVGDYHFSHTATDVQLLRDLSKVAAAAHAPFFAGADPNLMGMDTWTELSNPRDLGKVFDTPDYAAWKGLRDAADSRYVGLCLPRVLARVPYGAKSEPVEEFAFEEDTDGHKGDKYAWMNAAYAMAVNINRAFKEYGWCTRIRGVQSGGEVLNLPTHTFPTDDGGVDLKCPTEIAISDRREAELAKSGLIPLIHRKNTDKAAFIGAQSLYKPKAFSGPDGVAATASDNLSSRLPYMFAVSRFAHYLKCMVRDKIGSYKEKEPLRRWLQEWITEYVDGDPVNSSEETKARRPLSDARIDVFEDEENPGYYSAKFYLRPHFQLEGMDIGLSLVSRLPAPKQ; this comes from the coding sequence ATGGCAGCGGAAGCACAAACCCAACAGCCCGGCGGGGCGACAGTCGAGACGCGCGAGATCGACGATTTCTCGTCCATCCTGAAGCAGAGTTTCAAACCCAAGACCGAGCGCGCGGCGACCGAAGTCGAGAACGCGGTCGCGACGCTGGTCAACCAGGCGCTGGCGGACTCGACCCTGATCAAGGGCGACGTCATCGACACGATCGAGGAGATGATTGCGCGGCTCGATGCCAAGTTGACCGAGCAGGTCAACGAGGTGCTGCACGCGCCGGAATACCAGAAGCTAGAAAGCGCCTGGCGGGGCCTCAACTACCTCGTCTTCAACTCCGAGACCGACGCGCAGTTGAAGATCAAGGTGATGAACGTCTCGAAGAACGAGCTCTACCGCAACCTGAAGACCTATCCCGGCGCGCGCTGGGACCAGAGCCCGCTGTTCAAGCAGGTCTATGAGCAGGAGTTCGGCCAGCTCGGCGGCCAGCCTTTCGGCTGCCTGGTCGGCGATTATCACTTCAGCCATACGGCGACGGATGTGCAGCTTCTGCGTGACCTGTCGAAGGTCGCCGCTGCCGCGCATGCCCCGTTCTTCGCCGGTGCCGATCCCAATCTGATGGGAATGGACACCTGGACCGAGCTCTCGAACCCACGCGATCTCGGCAAGGTCTTCGATACGCCGGACTATGCGGCCTGGAAGGGACTGCGCGACGCCGCCGACTCCCGCTATGTCGGCCTGTGCCTGCCCCGCGTGCTGGCCCGAGTGCCCTATGGTGCGAAGTCGGAGCCGGTCGAGGAGTTCGCCTTCGAGGAGGACACCGACGGTCACAAGGGCGATAAATACGCCTGGATGAACGCGGCCTATGCGATGGCGGTCAACATCAACCGCGCCTTCAAGGAATATGGCTGGTGCACGCGTATCCGCGGCGTCCAGTCGGGCGGCGAGGTGCTGAATCTGCCGACCCACACCTTCCCGACCGACGATGGCGGCGTGGACCTGAAATGCCCGACCGAGATCGCGATCAGCGACCGGCGCGAGGCGGAGCTGGCCAAATCCGGCCTGATCCCGCTGATCCATCGCAAGAACACCGACAAGGCCGCCTTCATCGGCGCCCAGTCGCTCTACAAGCCCAAGGCCTTCTCGGGGCCGGACGGCGTGGCGGCGACCGCTTCCGACAACCTGTCGTCGCGGCTGCCCTACATGTTCGCGGTCTCGCGGTTCGCGCACTACCTGAAGTGCATGGTTCGCGACAAGATCGGTTCCTACAAGGAAAAGGAGCCGTTGCGCCGCTGGCTGCAGGAATGGATCACCGAGTATGTCGACGGCGATCCGGTCAACTCCAGCGAAGAAACGAAGGCTCGGCGCCCGCTTTCCGACGCGCGCATCGACGTCTTCGAGGACGAGGAGAACCCTGGCTACTACTCGGCCAAGTTCTATCTGCGGCCGCACTTCCAGCTCGAGGGCATGGATATCGGCCTGAGCCTGGTTTCGCGACTGCCAGCTCCCAAGCAATAG
- a CDS encoding type VI secretion system tube protein Hcp, whose protein sequence is MARDYLLQIEGIKGESKDKAHKDTIELHSFSWGVTNPGTYASNSGGGAGKGSFQDLHCSSTVNKASPNLAKASASGKHISKAILYVRKAGGKQQEYYTVTLEDILISSYQSGGSGGDILPMDSFSLNYAKIKFEYKPQKDDQTLDSAIEMTWNLKAGDEK, encoded by the coding sequence ATGGCTAGAGACTATCTGCTCCAGATCGAGGGCATCAAAGGCGAAAGCAAGGACAAGGCCCACAAGGACACGATCGAGCTGCATTCCTTCAGCTGGGGTGTGACCAACCCGGGCACCTATGCCTCCAACTCCGGCGGCGGCGCCGGCAAGGGCAGCTTCCAGGACCTGCATTGCTCGTCCACGGTCAACAAGGCCTCGCCGAACCTGGCCAAGGCGTCGGCAAGCGGCAAGCACATCTCCAAGGCGATCCTGTATGTGCGCAAGGCCGGCGGTAAGCAGCAGGAATACTATACGGTCACTCTCGAAGATATTCTGATTTCGAGCTATCAGAGCGGCGGATCCGGCGGCGATATTCTACCGATGGACTCCTTCTCTCTGAACTACGCGAAGATCAAATTCGAGTACAAGCCCCAGAAGGATGATCAGACTCTCGATTCCGCGATCGAGATGACCTGGAACCTCAAGGCTGGTGACGAGAAGTGA
- a CDS encoding GPW/gp25 family protein, with protein sequence MAEPVSKKRLRPPLMFAFREAHLEKDAKVALDLRDEGGERVIAQRRAATRAAITEPKLRREIGIDLDALVNTINLGSVEDLSGLEHVRRSILNHGFPDMTRLSIDEHRVDVIREDLAAVLMSYEPRLIRKSIAVERDETLDRAELKVRFLVRADLNCDPLNVPVQFVADLELDTGKIAIKGR encoded by the coding sequence ATGGCTGAACCCGTTTCGAAGAAGCGGCTGCGTCCGCCCCTGATGTTCGCATTCCGCGAGGCGCATCTGGAGAAGGATGCGAAGGTCGCGCTCGACCTCAGGGACGAGGGCGGCGAGCGCGTCATCGCGCAACGGCGAGCCGCGACCCGGGCCGCGATCACCGAGCCGAAGCTGCGTCGCGAGATCGGGATCGACCTCGACGCGCTGGTCAACACGATCAACCTCGGTTCGGTCGAGGATCTCTCCGGGCTGGAACATGTTCGCCGCTCGATCCTGAACCACGGCTTTCCCGATATGACCCGGCTGTCGATCGACGAGCACCGCGTCGACGTCATCCGCGAAGACCTCGCTGCTGTGCTGATGAGCTACGAGCCGCGCCTGATCCGCAAGTCGATCGCGGTGGAGCGCGACGAGACACTCGACCGGGCGGAGCTGAAGGTCCGCTTCCTCGTCCGTGCCGATCTCAACTGCGATCCCCTGAACGTGCCGGTCCAGTTCGTCGCCGACCTCGAACTCGATACCGGCAAGATCGCCATCAAGGGGCGCTGA